In Quercus robur chromosome 10, dhQueRobu3.1, whole genome shotgun sequence, a genomic segment contains:
- the LOC126704008 gene encoding uncharacterized protein LOC126704008: MEDLANTWNRLSLSDREQKGYVLRSDHRTGEYLLAAKFLTPRFLIMNAVAKTFKQLWRSTNGFTIRHLGDHKVLFVFDNLPDVDRIILHQPWSFDKYLVVIQRYDSDTPARKLLFNRATFWVQVHDIPLRFMTKEMAECLCETVGEVSKSTGAVDEEGGHFMRVRVTIDINLPLCHGRVITLVDGGKSWVAFKYERLPNFCYWCGRLTHDDKNCELWIQSKGTLKVENQQFNSSLRVAPYTTAGKDVIFVPGYYEDRIKRAHQSPVVPVVSPVEVVMEETPAVVSQPILETEKSGGEINAESLLNSNSRSGKEKVTGEEFTHSSPKISESTVQLNLDSPSFPVPSKDNDLFSAVLQDIDKELSKFDSSNPELGGISNPAVTICPLSSALSKLKECATKPPISQSRDSFISHVPPVLMSTSLTEVPISISSEVPALKKGTWKRQTQANPRVDSNWDKPSPQKRSLNSLEVPNELPCKRRLVSHQEEVHCDILAEVAQQPCQKQ; the protein is encoded by the coding sequence ATGGAGGACTTAGCAAATACATGGAATAGACTTTCTTTGTCGGATAGAGAGCAAAAGGGTTATGTCCTCCGTTCTGACCATCGCACGGGGGAATAtctgttggctgcaaaatttttAACCCCTCGCTTTCTTATCATGAATGCCGTGGCAAAAACCTTTAAGCAACTTTGGAGGTCTACAAATGGTTTTACGATCAGACATCTTGGGGATCATAAAGTCCTCTTTGTCTTTGATAATCTCCCAGACGTGGACCGTATCATTCTCCATCAACCATGGAGTTTTGATAAATATCTCGTTGTTATCCAGAGGTATGATTCTGACACTCCGGCTAGGAAACTTTTATTTAATAGGGCTACATTTTGGGTGCAGGTTCATGATATACCTCTCCGTTTTATGACTAAGGAAATGGCTGAGTGCCTATGCGAAACAGTTGGTGAGGTCAGTAAATCTACAGGTGCCGTGGATGAGGAGGGTGGTCATTTTATGAGGGTCCGTGTTACTATTGATATAAATCTTCCTCTCTGTCATGGTCGGGTGATCACTCTCGTGGATGGTGGTAAATCCTGGGTGGCTTTCAAGTACGAGAGGCTGCCAAATTTTTGTTACTGGTGCGGGCGATTAACTCATGACGATAAAAACTGTGAGCTTTGGATCCAAAGTAAGGGTACTCTTAAAGTTGAAAATCAACAATTCAACTCTAGTTTGAGGGTAGCTCCGTATACAACGGCTGGTAAAGACGTTATCTTCGTGCCTGGGTACTATGAAGATCGGATTAAGCGAGCTCATCAGTCCCCTGTTGTCCCTGTTGTTAGTCCAGTGGAGGTGGTAATGGAGGAAACGCCGGCGGTGGTATCTCAGCCCATTTTGGAAACCGAAAAATCTGGGGGTGAAATTAATGCCGAAtctcttttaaattcaaattcacgTAGCGGAAAGGAGAAAGTAACGGGGGAGGAATTTACGCATTCCAGTCCAAAAATATCTGAGTCAACTGTGCAATTAAACTTGGATTCTCCTAGTTTTCCGGTCCCCAGTAAAGACAATGATTTATTCTCGGCTGTCCTCCAAGATATAGACAAGGAATTATCCAAATTTGATTCCTCAAATCCCGAGTTGGGAGGGATTTCTAATCCTGCAGTTACTATTTGTCCACTCTCTTCTGCTCTTTCAAAACTCAAGGAGTGTGCTACTAAGCCTCCCATATCTCAATCACGTGACTCATTTATTTCTCACGTGCCTCCTGTTTTGATGAGTACGTCCTTGACAGAGGTCCCTATTTCGATTTCGTCTGAGGTTCCAGCACTTAAAAAAGGGACTTGGAAAAGGCAAACTCAAGCTAACCCACGGGTGGACTCAAACTGGGACAAGCCTTCCCCACAAAAACGTTCCTTAAACTCCTTGGAAGTTCCTAATGAATTACCATGCAAGCGACGATTGGTTTCTCATCAGGAAGAGGTTCACTGTGATATATTGGCAGAGGTTGCTCAGCAACCCTGCCAGAAGCAATGA